In Halarcobacter bivalviorum, a genomic segment contains:
- a CDS encoding substrate-binding periplasmic protein has product MHLINKSILFFLFLILNSYANDKSILDKVISTNELKVCVWPQYYGISYVDPRTQNIEGIDSDLAVELAKDLNVNLKFVKSSFPSLIEDVKTNKCDIAMYAIGKTEQRIKQIRFTSAHLQSDIYAITTTSNKKIKSWNDIDKKGVVVAVAKETYHETVMKERLQNASLVVIQGFKQREEEVQAGRADVFMTDYPYAKKMLAQTQWARVVKPEKVYYLSEYAWAVAYGDDKFYNRIEIFIRKIKKDGRLLSIAKKHGLEPILKLK; this is encoded by the coding sequence ATGCATTTAATTAATAAATCTATTCTATTTTTTCTATTTTTAATATTAAATTCTTATGCAAATGACAAAAGTATTCTTGATAAAGTTATTAGTACAAATGAATTAAAAGTATGTGTGTGGCCTCAATATTATGGAATTTCTTATGTTGACCCAAGAACACAGAATATTGAAGGTATTGATAGTGATTTAGCAGTAGAATTAGCAAAAGATTTAAATGTAAATTTAAAATTTGTGAAGAGTTCTTTCCCTAGTTTAATTGAAGATGTAAAAACAAATAAGTGTGATATTGCAATGTATGCAATAGGAAAAACAGAACAAAGAATAAAACAAATTAGATTTACTTCTGCTCACTTACAAAGTGATATTTATGCAATTACAACTACTTCTAATAAAAAAATTAAATCTTGGAATGATATAGATAAAAAAGGAGTTGTAGTTGCAGTTGCTAAAGAAACTTATCATGAAACTGTAATGAAAGAGAGACTTCAAAATGCAAGTTTAGTTGTTATTCAAGGTTTTAAGCAAAGAGAAGAAGAAGTTCAAGCTGGAAGAGCAGATGTTTTTATGACTGATTATCCTTATGCTAAAAAAATGCTTGCACAAACTCAATGGGCAAGAGTTGTAAAACCTGAAAAAGTATATTATCTAAGTGAATATGCTTGGGCAGTAGCCTACGGAGATGACAAATTCTATAATAGAATTGAAATCTTTATTCGAAAAATTAAAAAAGATGGAAGACTACTTTCAATCGCAAAAAAACATGGTCTTGAACCAATCTTAAAACTTAAATAA
- a CDS encoding PAS domain-containing sensor histidine kinase: MASKIKLLLGVIFAFFIIIISILVSSSILKEEAVENYLTISKLNAKSFSKELNQDLANIEQTIVNIKSILKLDDKNENINRRLEEIIRAYPQIRSMNILQNEKIKFSSNLYNIGLHIQNQNFYPKPIFDDKILKINTPWIGRDFISGSDVYTQEESFDSTTQSFIPISKKIVLGKEEFDVIINLNSDYFKDRFFSNISSSEIIFEMIRLDGVLLVSTNEHRQIGKKIKRSDLLQAAISKNQYTGIEIIDDVKYMVTYILTDSYPLSIVVKLNFEKSLASWNKKQYNFFIITTIIVILSILIALFFFYLYNRKKEQELKLQKRQIQDQEKFKLLFQDSHFLATVIDCDGKIIEMNNLALEFLGQTFEEIKNKSFWDLKCWREEDKEIIKEKVSNFYQKKYQDELIAINKFNEERIIDFTLSSIIKEEQRLLVIIGLDITVKREKENKLKQAYTVFSNTRDGIMITDKNTTVLDVNKAFEKITGYTKNDIVNKKVSILKSVVHTKEFYKKMWKNISEKGFWEGEITNKNKNGALFIEWLTINTIYDENKNVVNYIGIFSDITEQKTREKLLKEKDYALFQQSKMAAMGEMIGNIAHQWRQPLSVISTAATGILVQKSIGINDPENEEKSLNAINRSAQYLSQTIEDFRGFLKLDKEVKLFNISKTINESLSLSSMNRKNKQIAVITNLEEEIEVYGIKNEFIQVMMNILKNAEDALVDKKSDKFIFIDSFLEDQKVVIKIKDNAGGIDSKIMTRVFEPYFTTKHQSQGTGIGLYMSQEIIKNHMKGKLFVENESFEFMSKNFTGACFIIELPFK, translated from the coding sequence ATGGCTAGTAAAATAAAATTATTATTAGGTGTAATTTTTGCCTTTTTTATAATTATAATTAGTATTTTAGTTTCTTCTTCCATTTTAAAAGAAGAAGCAGTGGAAAACTATCTTACAATCTCTAAATTAAATGCAAAATCTTTCTCAAAAGAGTTAAACCAAGATTTAGCAAATATTGAACAAACAATTGTAAATATAAAATCTATTTTAAAACTTGATGATAAAAATGAAAATATAAATAGAAGATTAGAAGAAATAATAAGAGCCTATCCTCAAATTAGATCAATGAATATTCTTCAAAATGAAAAAATAAAATTTAGTTCTAATTTATATAACATAGGTCTACATATTCAAAATCAAAACTTCTATCCTAAACCTATTTTTGACGATAAAATCTTAAAAATTAATACTCCTTGGATAGGAAGAGATTTTATCTCTGGAAGTGATGTTTATACTCAAGAAGAGAGTTTTGATTCAACTACACAATCTTTTATTCCTATTTCGAAAAAAATAGTTTTAGGAAAAGAAGAGTTTGATGTAATTATAAATTTAAATAGTGACTATTTTAAAGATAGATTTTTTAGTAATATCTCTTCTTCTGAAATTATTTTTGAAATGATCAGATTGGATGGAGTTCTTCTTGTCTCTACAAATGAGCATAGACAAATTGGTAAAAAGATTAAAAGAAGTGACCTTTTACAAGCAGCTATTTCAAAAAATCAATATACGGGAATTGAAATAATTGATGATGTTAAATATATGGTAACTTATATTTTAACAGATAGTTATCCTTTAAGTATTGTTGTTAAATTAAATTTTGAAAAGAGCCTTGCAAGTTGGAATAAAAAACAATATAACTTCTTCATAATTACTACAATCATTGTTATTTTAAGTATTTTAATTGCACTATTTTTCTTCTATTTATATAATAGAAAAAAAGAGCAAGAGTTAAAGCTTCAAAAAAGACAAATTCAAGACCAAGAGAAGTTTAAACTACTATTTCAAGATTCTCATTTCTTAGCTACAGTTATTGATTGTGATGGAAAAATAATTGAGATGAATAATCTTGCTTTAGAGTTCTTAGGCCAAACCTTTGAAGAAATAAAGAATAAAAGCTTTTGGGATTTAAAGTGTTGGAGAGAAGAAGATAAAGAGATAATAAAAGAAAAAGTTAGTAACTTTTATCAAAAAAAATATCAAGATGAACTTATTGCAATAAATAAATTTAATGAAGAGAGAATAATTGATTTTACCCTATCTTCAATAATAAAAGAAGAGCAAAGGCTTTTAGTTATTATTGGACTTGATATAACAGTTAAAAGAGAGAAAGAAAATAAGTTAAAGCAAGCATATACTGTTTTTAGTAATACTAGAGATGGAATTATGATTACTGATAAAAATACCACAGTATTAGATGTAAATAAAGCCTTTGAGAAGATTACAGGTTATACAAAAAACGATATTGTGAATAAAAAAGTAAGTATCTTAAAATCAGTTGTTCATACAAAAGAGTTTTATAAAAAAATGTGGAAAAATATCTCAGAAAAAGGTTTTTGGGAAGGAGAAATCACAAATAAAAATAAAAATGGAGCTCTTTTTATTGAATGGCTTACTATTAATACTATTTATGATGAAAATAAAAATGTAGTAAATTATATAGGAATCTTTAGTGATATTACCGAACAAAAAACAAGAGAGAAACTTTTAAAAGAGAAAGATTATGCTCTTTTCCAACAATCAAAAATGGCTGCAATGGGAGAAATGATAGGAAATATTGCTCACCAATGGAGACAACCTTTATCTGTGATTTCAACTGCTGCAACTGGTATTTTGGTACAAAAAAGTATAGGAATAAATGATCCTGAAAATGAAGAAAAATCTTTAAATGCAATAAATAGGTCAGCTCAATATTTATCTCAAACAATAGAAGATTTTAGAGGTTTTTTAAAGCTTGATAAAGAAGTAAAACTTTTTAATATAAGTAAAACTATAAATGAATCTTTATCTCTATCAAGTATGAATAGAAAAAATAAACAAATTGCTGTAATAACTAATTTAGAAGAAGAGATAGAAGTCTATGGTATAAAAAATGAGTTTATTCAAGTAATGATGAATATACTAAAAAATGCAGAAGATGCTTTAGTAGATAAAAAATCTGATAAATTTATTTTTATAGATTCTTTTTTGGAAGATCAAAAAGTTGTTATAAAAATAAAAGATAATGCAGGGGGAATAGATTCAAAAATTATGACAAGAGTTTTTGAACCTTACTTTACAACAAAACACCAATCTCAAGGAACAGGAATAGGTTTATACATGAGTCAAGAGATTATAAAAAATCATATGAAAGGTAAGCTTTTTGTCGAAAATGAAAGCTTTGAATTTATGAGTAAAAATTTTACAGGAGCTTGTTTTATAATAGAACTTCCTTTTAAATAA
- a CDS encoding class I SAM-dependent methyltransferase produces MALEDKIKWNNKYKNTPTLLEDRPQSNKLSEVISFTKGNKALDVACGSGRNSIFLANNNFLVTSIDISEVALEELNNKNNKNITTKLVDLDSFEFEKEEYDLIIMTNFLDRKIIPQLVNSLKEDGILFIETYMFHEENEKPPSNPAFLLSEGELKTLFDERVEIVLYDEFFNEDFELYKMRKQAIVVRKK; encoded by the coding sequence ATGGCACTTGAAGATAAAATTAAATGGAATAATAAATATAAAAATACCCCTACTTTATTAGAAGATAGACCTCAAAGTAATAAATTAAGTGAAGTAATTTCTTTTACAAAAGGGAATAAAGCTTTAGATGTAGCTTGTGGTTCTGGACGAAACTCAATTTTTCTTGCAAACAATAATTTTTTAGTAACTTCAATTGATATTTCAGAAGTTGCTCTTGAAGAATTAAACAATAAAAATAATAAAAACATCACAACAAAACTTGTTGATTTAGATAGCTTTGAGTTTGAAAAAGAAGAGTATGATTTAATTATTATGACAAACTTTTTAGATAGAAAAATTATTCCTCAATTAGTAAACTCTTTAAAAGAAGATGGCATTTTATTTATAGAGACTTATATGTTTCATGAAGAGAATGAAAAACCACCTTCAAATCCAGCTTTTTTATTAAGTGAAGGGGAACTAAAAACACTTTTTGATGAAAGAGTTGAAATTGTATTATATGATGAATTTTTTAATGAAGATTTTGAATTATATAAAATGAGAAAACAAGCAATTGTTGTAAGAAAAAAATAG
- a CDS encoding GGDEF domain-containing protein — translation MRKNITLYTIVMIIMLSVTISIFSLYNLRKTGIKSAIHNAQSISEVVKSGLTAHMINGNMQEVDTFINSASNIKNVEQLWLVRSKYVNEQFPTSHLKNPPRDEFDKEVLQTGKMKYSIEEEITSTTVRVTIPYNAVAEKGIDCLKCHQVKQGTTLGAVSIVLDISTIKEIGIESIYVITVLILTTIILFILVSKRLINPYLRLFDKFKLNINQATHGRFKGIVPPIGLSAEMINITEDYNNLIQSFKDTAIDIDKKLKGFVGFKNSTKNRNPLKDSKEIIDNLSNLYQFKKQIELDNTKEEIYNRLAEVLKNKFNLKNFTFIEIDTKKYKMSKMLERGESFYCKDALLTNPESCRAARTKSDVMSVDFHNSCPHFNSKDKFYYCFNVDITQNLYLIINCVCDTKKELEELKDKTIFIKSYLKESIPSIEVKLLMNALQESAFRDGLTGLYNRKFLEEYTKKMLPQVRRDGTKIALLMLDMDHFKSVNDEYGHDIGDKVLRELARILNETVRESDIIIRYGGEEFMILLMGVNSADDALSVARKIGDRVRENEIDVYAGTKLRKTVSIGLSMYPEDSTSFETIIKNADIALYKAKNSGRDKVIRFEEELVSSVDLF, via the coding sequence ATGAGAAAAAATATTACGCTTTATACAATTGTTATGATAATTATGCTTTCTGTTACTATTTCTATATTTAGTTTATATAACTTAAGAAAAACTGGAATTAAATCTGCAATACATAATGCACAATCTATTTCAGAAGTAGTAAAAAGTGGATTAACAGCACATATGATAAATGGTAATATGCAAGAAGTTGATACTTTTATAAACTCTGCTTCAAATATTAAAAATGTTGAACAGTTATGGCTAGTAAGAAGTAAATATGTAAATGAACAATTTCCTACTTCTCATCTAAAAAACCCTCCAAGAGATGAGTTTGATAAAGAAGTTCTTCAAACTGGTAAAATGAAATATAGTATTGAAGAAGAGATAACTAGCACAACAGTAAGAGTTACCATTCCATATAATGCAGTAGCAGAAAAAGGAATTGATTGTCTTAAATGTCACCAAGTAAAACAAGGGACAACCTTAGGAGCTGTTTCTATTGTATTAGATATAAGTACTATAAAAGAGATTGGTATTGAGTCAATATATGTAATTACTGTACTAATTTTAACAACTATTATTCTCTTTATCTTAGTAAGTAAAAGACTAATAAACCCTTATTTAAGACTATTTGATAAATTTAAATTAAATATTAATCAAGCAACTCATGGAAGATTTAAAGGTATTGTTCCTCCAATTGGTTTATCAGCAGAAATGATAAATATCACAGAAGATTACAATAACCTAATACAATCTTTTAAAGACACAGCAATAGATATTGATAAAAAACTAAAAGGCTTTGTAGGTTTTAAAAACTCTACTAAAAATAGAAATCCTTTAAAAGATTCAAAAGAAATTATTGATAACTTATCAAATCTTTATCAATTTAAAAAACAAATTGAATTAGATAATACAAAAGAAGAGATTTATAACAGACTAGCAGAGGTTTTAAAAAATAAATTTAATCTAAAAAACTTTACTTTTATTGAGATTGATACTAAGAAATATAAGATGTCAAAAATGTTAGAAAGAGGAGAATCTTTTTACTGTAAAGATGCTTTATTAACTAACCCTGAATCATGTAGAGCAGCAAGAACAAAAAGTGATGTGATGTCAGTTGATTTTCATAATAGTTGTCCTCACTTCAATAGCAAAGATAAATTCTATTACTGTTTTAATGTTGATATTACTCAAAATTTATATCTAATTATAAACTGTGTTTGTGATACAAAAAAAGAGTTAGAAGAGTTAAAAGATAAAACAATTTTTATCAAAAGTTATTTAAAAGAGTCTATTCCTTCAATTGAAGTAAAACTATTAATGAATGCTTTACAAGAATCTGCATTTAGAGATGGATTAACAGGTTTATATAATAGAAAATTCTTAGAAGAATATACTAAAAAAATGCTTCCACAAGTAAGAAGAGATGGAACAAAAATTGCTTTATTAATGTTAGATATGGATCACTTTAAATCTGTAAATGATGAGTATGGTCATGATATTGGAGATAAAGTACTAAGAGAATTAGCAAGAATATTAAATGAAACAGTAAGAGAATCAGATATCATCATTAGATATGGTGGAGAAGAGTTTATGATTCTTCTAATGGGTGTAAACTCAGCTGATGATGCTTTAAGTGTTGCTAGAAAAATTGGAGATAGAGTAAGAGAAAATGAAATAGATGTATATGCGGGTACAAAACTAAGAAAAACAGTTAGTATTGGTCTTTCTATGTATCCAGAAGATTCTACATCTTTTGAAACAATTATTAAAAATGCAGATATTGCTTTATATAAAGCTAAAAATAGTGGAAGAGATAAAGTAATTAGATTCGAAGAAGAACTTGTTTCAAGTGTTGATTTATTTTAA
- a CDS encoding murein hydrolase activator EnvC family protein: MIKKLTLLFIVSITLLGNSTKSIDKKIENNKLILQKNKKEQEQKDLQIRILAKQIDNQNKELSRLEKAIKIVNEDIEKHQTQLSKAKDALVSLQKDSKDLINEKKNNEEKIVDTIINEFSSSIALKLAGESSVQELIDSEVYTILSQNSKDEIIKINNNYELVTQNKKENQQKINKISDYIEDRIKKKKELNILKRTHSKSLVSLEKKHEEYQVELKKTVQQQDSLKQLLGKLNILKKEEIEKQRKAAIEKAKRLAALKKRQNKKAQKNADYEVSDEDRNNSYAKNLDLDVRMIGSSTSGVKISKYRGRKTIAPLDSFQVVKKFGKYFDPVYKIELFNESIVLKTKVPQAKVKSIFNGKIVYAKKDAGMLENVVIVQHRNGLHTIYSHLDQISPSLKVGRWIKKGYVVGRVSNTLTFQATKNEMHINPRDLFKI; this comes from the coding sequence ATGATTAAGAAATTAACTCTACTATTTATAGTATCAATCACTCTTTTAGGAAACTCAACAAAAAGTATTGATAAAAAAATTGAAAATAATAAACTAATTCTACAAAAAAATAAAAAAGAGCAAGAACAAAAAGATTTACAAATAAGAATTCTTGCAAAGCAAATTGATAATCAAAATAAAGAGTTATCGAGATTAGAAAAAGCTATAAAAATAGTAAATGAAGATATAGAAAAACATCAAACTCAGCTATCAAAAGCAAAAGATGCTCTTGTTTCTTTACAAAAAGATTCAAAAGATTTAATTAATGAGAAAAAAAACAATGAAGAGAAAATTGTAGATACAATTATCAATGAATTTTCTTCATCTATTGCTTTAAAACTTGCAGGAGAAAGTAGTGTTCAAGAGCTAATTGACTCTGAGGTTTATACTATTCTTTCTCAAAACTCTAAAGATGAAATCATAAAAATAAATAATAACTATGAGTTAGTGACTCAAAATAAAAAAGAGAATCAACAAAAAATAAATAAAATTAGTGACTACATTGAAGATAGAATAAAAAAGAAAAAAGAGTTAAATATTTTAAAAAGAACACACTCAAAATCTTTAGTATCTTTGGAAAAAAAACATGAAGAGTATCAAGTAGAACTAAAAAAGACTGTTCAGCAACAAGACTCATTAAAACAACTTCTTGGAAAATTAAATATCTTAAAAAAAGAAGAGATTGAAAAACAAAGAAAAGCTGCAATTGAAAAAGCTAAAAGATTAGCTGCTTTAAAGAAGAGACAAAATAAAAAAGCTCAAAAAAATGCAGATTATGAAGTTAGTGATGAAGATAGAAATAATAGCTATGCAAAAAATCTTGACCTAGATGTAAGAATGATTGGTTCTTCTACATCTGGAGTAAAAATTTCAAAATATAGAGGGAGAAAAACAATAGCTCCTCTTGATTCATTTCAAGTTGTAAAAAAATTTGGTAAATATTTTGATCCTGTTTATAAGATTGAATTATTTAATGAATCTATTGTTTTAAAAACAAAAGTACCACAAGCAAAAGTAAAATCAATTTTTAATGGAAAAATTGTATATGCTAAAAAAGATGCAGGTATGCTTGAAAATGTTGTAATTGTACAACATAGAAATGGTTTACATACAATCTACTCTCATTTAGACCAAATTTCTCCATCTTTAAAAGTAGGAAGATGGATTAAAAAAGGTTATGTAGTAGGAAGAGTAAGTAACACTTTAACTTTTCAAGCAACTAAAAATGAAATGCACATAAATCCAAGAGATCTCTTTAAAATATAA
- a CDS encoding cell division protein FtsX: MKFLKNTFAFVVPLTAMLLSFIIYLFSSNILNNYKIKIANDYSIVVITNTPIIKEDITELGGIKVEKIITLEKNAIIDNIKSDLSSTSIDLLKKKLPHFYKINLETFPTTSQLETIKDKLYANKNVRKVEIFSKNHNSVYLLMLLLSQISFILFTIITIFAVIMISKQIRIWFYEHHEKITILKLHGASILYSSSTILKYAIISSFISFFIVSGIFIYLVDNIGVLLPNDLENIVQVTLSFDESLMKIFLLSFGISILTIIGVLLKYKIKYD; this comes from the coding sequence ATGAAGTTTCTTAAAAATACTTTTGCCTTTGTTGTACCACTTACAGCAATGCTTTTATCATTTATTATTTATCTATTTTCATCAAATATATTAAATAACTATAAAATAAAAATTGCAAATGATTATTCTATTGTAGTTATAACAAATACTCCTATTATAAAAGAGGATATTACAGAGCTTGGTGGTATAAAAGTTGAGAAGATTATAACCTTAGAAAAAAATGCAATAATTGATAATATAAAATCTGATTTATCTTCTACTTCAATTGATTTATTAAAAAAGAAATTACCTCATTTTTATAAAATTAATTTAGAGACCTTCCCCACAACAAGTCAACTTGAAACTATAAAAGATAAATTATATGCAAATAAAAATGTTAGAAAAGTAGAGATTTTTTCAAAAAATCATAATAGTGTCTATTTATTGATGTTATTACTTAGTCAAATCTCTTTTATACTTTTTACAATTATTACTATTTTTGCAGTTATTATGATTTCAAAACAGATAAGAATTTGGTTTTATGAACACCATGAAAAAATTACAATTTTAAAACTACATGGAGCTTCTATTTTATATAGTTCTTCAACTATTTTAAAATATGCAATTATTAGTTCATTTATCTCATTTTTTATTGTTTCTGGAATATTTATCTATTTAGTTGATAATATTGGTGTATTGTTGCCTAATGATTTAGAAAATATTGTACAAGTTACACTATCTTTTGATGAATCACTAATGAAGATTTTTCTTCTTTCTTTTGGTATTTCAATACTAACTATTATAGGTGTATTATTAAAGTATAAAATAAAATATGATTAA
- a CDS encoding cell division ATP-binding protein FtsE, giving the protein MIEAKNIYLSYDENKYVIKKGNFSIKEKEFIFIGGTSGSGKSTLLKSFYGEIPLKHGELKIAGQNVFGIKGKSLRSLRKDIGIIFQDYKLINEWTIEENIMIPLKINGYSNDISREQATKLLNHVKLSHRAGYYPNELSGGEQQRVAVARALAHNPKIIIADEPTGNLDDYSAEVVWNLLKGANEQLGITVVVVTHRVPKNFGIRFRQLSIEDGIIYEVS; this is encoded by the coding sequence ATGATAGAAGCCAAGAATATATATCTTTCTTATGATGAAAATAAATATGTTATAAAAAAAGGTAACTTTTCAATAAAAGAGAAAGAGTTTATATTTATTGGTGGAACTAGTGGAAGTGGTAAATCAACTCTTCTAAAATCTTTTTATGGAGAAATTCCTTTAAAGCATGGGGAACTGAAAATTGCAGGACAAAATGTTTTTGGAATAAAAGGAAAATCCTTAAGAAGTCTAAGAAAAGATATAGGTATTATTTTCCAAGATTATAAACTTATTAATGAATGGACTATTGAAGAGAATATTATGATTCCATTAAAAATCAATGGTTATTCAAACGATATTTCAAGAGAACAAGCAACAAAACTTTTAAATCATGTTAAGTTATCACATAGAGCTGGTTATTATCCAAATGAACTAAGTGGTGGAGAGCAACAAAGAGTTGCAGTAGCAAGAGCTTTAGCTCATAACCCTAAGATAATCATTGCAGATGAACCAACAGGTAACTTAGATGATTACTCTGCTGAAGTTGTATGGAATCTATTAAAAGGAGCAAATGAGCAACTAGGAATTACAGTTGTTGTTGTTACTCACAGAGTTCCAAAAAACTTTGGTATTAGATTTAGACAATTATCTATTGAAGATGGAATAATTTATGAAGTTTCTTAA
- the trmB gene encoding tRNA (guanosine(46)-N7)-methyltransferase TrmB yields MPHIVFNKINKELNVPSSLDGTNFNFIAKSYNFTDSPRKTEYKISTTRDKKEFLLTLREKEEKLLLKPDKVTRISPVQLIKDSLNSYAKITEAEIAFSNTQNFSQKVEPTQEYLKDIDYFVNDFNTDKEIQIEIGFGSGRHLLHQAKTNPDVQFIGLEIHTPSIEQLLKQIKIQEIKNILVVNYDARLFMEFIKSNKVGRIFVHFPVPWDKKPHRRIYSNDFINEALRVLKITGTLELRTDSRKYFDYCVELLTNLPKGKITIDINKDLAVSSKYEDRWKRQGKHIYDVVLTCEENDAEINHEFDFSFKKEINFLEVIKRIPTKTLVEKDYFVHVEDIFTIENKENSGLIQITFGNFDRPLSKYILVEEGKASYFQDSPLPTSANIKAHQKIKEILE; encoded by the coding sequence ATGCCTCATATTGTATTTAATAAAATAAACAAAGAATTAAATGTACCATCTTCACTTGATGGTACAAACTTTAACTTTATTGCAAAGTCATATAATTTTACTGATAGTCCTAGAAAGACAGAATATAAAATTTCTACAACAAGAGATAAAAAAGAGTTTTTGTTAACTCTTAGAGAAAAAGAAGAGAAACTACTTCTTAAACCAGATAAAGTTACAAGAATTAGTCCTGTTCAGTTAATTAAAGATTCACTAAACTCTTATGCAAAAATTACTGAAGCTGAGATTGCTTTTTCAAATACTCAAAACTTTTCGCAAAAAGTTGAGCCTACTCAAGAGTATTTAAAAGATATTGACTATTTTGTAAATGATTTCAATACAGATAAAGAGATTCAAATTGAAATTGGTTTTGGAAGTGGAAGACATCTTTTACATCAAGCAAAAACTAACCCTGATGTTCAATTTATTGGTTTAGAGATTCATACTCCTTCTATAGAGCAACTTTTAAAGCAAATTAAAATACAAGAGATAAAAAATATTTTAGTTGTAAATTATGATGCAAGACTTTTTATGGAGTTTATTAAATCAAATAAAGTAGGAAGAATTTTTGTGCACTTCCCTGTTCCTTGGGATAAAAAACCACATAGAAGAATTTATTCTAATGATTTTATCAATGAAGCACTAAGAGTTCTTAAAATAACTGGAACTTTAGAACTAAGAACGGATAGTAGAAAATATTTTGATTATTGTGTTGAGTTATTAACAAACCTTCCAAAAGGTAAAATCACAATAGATATAAATAAAGATCTTGCTGTATCTAGTAAATATGAAGATAGATGGAAAAGACAAGGGAAACATATCTATGATGTAGTTTTAACTTGCGAAGAGAATGATGCAGAGATTAATCATGAATTTGATTTTAGCTTTAAAAAAGAGATTAACTTTTTAGAAGTGATTAAAAGAATTCCTACAAAAACACTTGTAGAAAAAGATTATTTTGTTCATGTAGAAGATATTTTCACTATAGAAAATAAAGAGAATTCTGGGCTTATTCAAATCACTTTTGGAAATTTTGATAGACCATTAAGCAAATATATTTTAGTTGAAGAAGGGAAAGCTTCATATTTTCAAGACTCACCCCTACCAACAAGTGCAAATATTAAAGCACACCAAAAAATTAAAGAGATATTAGAATAA